A single window of Oncorhynchus keta strain PuntledgeMale-10-30-2019 chromosome 34, Oket_V2, whole genome shotgun sequence DNA harbors:
- the LOC118376217 gene encoding nectin-3-like isoform X2, whose protein sequence is MSRLFQQRNFHSSKQLEEQSMLLKLSSVILLIIQSDTESTRVIGECRTVVQGEDVDLYCRLIETTEDLEQITWQKSTLEETQNHNFMLINPNGVTKFIAPNGLSGRVQFIGNPSENLGSIRITAVRLLDEGTFTCIFSVFPSGTYTTEIPLTVLVPPVVSVTVDVPPVTGENEVVLATCVAAGAKPQAEVTWKTGAFGSLLRTVTNFTQHTNGTTTVLSHLLGLPTRAANQQQVQCVVNQSALATERSYNYNLDIHYPPQTVNITLSEASKTTVFLCVADGNPQPSYTWSRVVQPWPESSVKAEGDILQFLSLSSELNGLYVCETSNPYGQATGSLYVHTSSESSAACWVLLVVILCLIVAAAALIWYRCKNTVFPWSPIIANQQFQAPPQVEEDEPGTSGF, encoded by the exons ATGTCTCGGCTATTTCAGCAGAGGAACTTCCAttcatcaaag CAATTAGAAGAGCAAAGCATGTTACTGAAGCTGAGCAGTGTGATTCTACTCATCATCCAGAGCGATACAGAAA GTACACGGGTCATTGGTGAATGCAGGACTGTGGTACAGGGGGAGGATGTGGACTTATACTGCAGACTGATAGAGACAACTGAGGACCTCGAACAGATCACATGGCAGAAAAGTACTTTGGAAGAAACACAGAACCATAATTTTATGCTGATTAATCCCAATGGGGTTACTAAATTCATTGCACCGAATGGATTGAGTGGTAGAGTCCAGTTTATTGGGAACCCATCAGAAAACCTTGGATCTATTAGAATAACTGCTGTCAGACTGTTGGATGAAGGCACCTTCACATGTATCTTCAGTGTTTTCCCCAGTGGAACATACACTACAGAGATACCTCTGACTGTGCTAG TTCCTCCAGTAGTGAGTGTGACAGTTGATGTTCCTCCTGTCACTGGGGAAAATGAGGTTGTCTTGGCAACCTGTGTGGCTGCTGGTGCCAAGCCACAGGCAGAAGTGACATGGAAGACGGGTGCATTTGGCAGTTTGTTGAGGACAGTGACTAACTTCACACAGCACACCAATGGAACCACCACAGTACTCAGCCACCTGCTTGGGTTGCCAACCAGAGCAGCCAATCAGCAGCAGGTCCAGTGTGTGGTCAACCAGTCTGCCCTGGCAACAGAAAGGAGCTACAACTACAACTTAGACATCCACT aTCCACCTCAGACTGTGAACATCACACTTAGTGAGGCCTCTAAAACCACAGTCTTCCTATGTGTAGCAGATGGCAACCCACAACCCAGCTACACCTGGAGCAG agtGGTCCAGCCATGGCCTGAGTCTTCAGTGAAAGCTGAGGGAGACATACTGCAATTCCTCAGTCTCAGCTCTGAGTTGAATGGTCTTTATGTCTGTGAGACCTCCAACCCCTACGGACAGGCAACTGGCTCCCTCTATGTACACACATCCTCTG AGTCCTCTGCTGCCTGTTGGGTTCTACTCGTTGTCATTCTCTGTCTGATTGTTGCTGCGGCTGCACTCATATGGTACCGGTGCAAAAATACAGTATTTCCTTG GAGTCCAATCATTGCCAATCAACAGTTCCAGGCACCACCACAG GTTGAGGAAGATGAACCTGGGACGTCTGGGTTCTGA